A part of Cydia strobilella chromosome 15, ilCydStro3.1, whole genome shotgun sequence genomic DNA contains:
- the LOC134748045 gene encoding uncharacterized protein LOC134748045: protein MMLVKEVALVCILALAIAAEKKIELQDIEDDNLKSENEKELEQKSEPRSQTVIPGTAPGLLPLEFFKHGLLKYFESPNPVHQQPRYVQQYAVTEPPEKPPMQIASPKSQYGAPATQQAMVGYLSNVPMQIYLVPQYYNENGEQAANSQPGVQYAAPVVSRVNAYPTAPEAIQPQQNFIEVPTYVTPTGKTYIQQPYAYVSYAAPSTVAPVQATVAPVVYQVPMVQYPTAIAAPPVVPKGYYQNPQFTETNNVEEVQENEIENPKEYSSQTDQPYPKPSHEYPRYYSSHAPLRDDPRHNVISELPPPNPLLLKGPPPHLSHLPKALPIFRPLSKPVYAAGGNFISSAYSPKPSESFGVPYKRRPMSLLDSYVPSAVQLEYMKRGYAKDPLAAYEALSSHRHYSHYPAPRHYERGFLPNQMYHTAAGGISYGHLKRTPKLDKSSQN, encoded by the exons ATGATGTTAGTGAAGGAG GTTGCCCTTGTGTGCATCCTGGCCCTCGCTATCGCAGCCGAGAAGAAAATCGAGTTGCAAGACATCGAAGATGATAATTTAAAGAGTGAAAATGAAAAGGAGCTGGAGCAGAAATCCGAACCCCGCTCACAAACTGTGATTCCAGGCACTGCCCCTGGATTATTACCGCTGGAATTCTTCAAACACGGccttcttaaatattttgaaagtcCAAACCCGGTTCATCAGCAGCCCAGATATGTTCAGCAATATGCAGTGACTGAGCCACCAGAAAAACCTCCAATGCAaattgcatctcctaaatctcAGTACGGAGCACCTGCTACTCAGCAAGCAATGGTTGGCTATCTATCCAATGTCCCTATGCAAATATATCTAGTCCCACAGTATTACAATGAGAATGGTGAGCAGGCAGCTAATAGTCAGCCGGGAGTTCAATACGCTGCGCCAGTAGTCAGTCGAGTCAACGCCTACCCTACAGCGCCAGAAGCGATACAGCCTCAACAAAATTTCATAGAGGTTCCAACCTACGTAACCCCAACGGGTAAAACGTATATCCAGCAACCATATGCTTACGTGAGCTATGCTGCTCCGTCTACTGTGGCTCCAGTGCAGGCCACCGTTGCACCAGTGGTATACCAAGTGCCTATGGTGCAGTACCCAACCGCTATAGCCGCACCTCCCGTTGTGCCTAAAGGATATTATCAGAACCCCCAATTCACCGAAACAAATAATGTTGAAGAAGTTCAAGAAAACGAAATCGAAAATCCAAAAGAATATTCAAGTCAGACAGATCAGCCTTACCCTAAGCCGAGTCATGAATATCCACGATATTATTCCTCTCACGCCCCTCTTAGGGATGATCCGCGGCACAATGTCATTTCTGAGCTTCCCCCACCGAACCCATTGCTCCTGAAAGGCCCACCGCCGCATTTATCCCACCTTCCTAAAGCATTGCCGATATTCCGTCCCTTATCAAAGCCAGTGTATGCTGCTGGAGGTAACTTTATCTCATCAGCATATTCACCTAAACCGAGCGAAAGTTTTGGTGTTCCCTATAAGCGAAGACCTATGTCTCTGCTTGATTCGTATGTACCCTCAGCAGTTCAGTTGGAATACATGAAGAGAGGCTACGCCAAGGACCCTCTTGCAGCTTACGAAGCGCTGTCCAGTCACCGGCACTACTCCCACTATCCTGCGCCTAGACATTACGAAAGAGGTTTCCTCCCCAACCAGATGTACCATACTGCTGCTGGAGGCATCAGTTACGGACACTTGAAAAGGACACCGAAGCTAGATAAATCATCACAAAATTAA